A window from Anaerolineae bacterium encodes these proteins:
- the fliP gene encoding flagellar type III secretion system pore protein FliP (The bacterial flagellar biogenesis protein FliP forms a type III secretion system (T3SS)-type pore required for flagellar assembly.): MTACGTNAVVVPDPAQIPGLTATGDPQEVAIGVQILLLLTVLSLAPALLVLMTSFTRIVIVLSFVRSAIGTQQVPPNQVLIGLALFLTLFTMSPTLEALNRDAFEPFVRGEKSQQVALREAEAHLRRFMLRQTREKDIALFVNLAQAERPRTPDDLSLTVLVPAFALSELKTAFQMGILIFMPFLVIDMVVSSTLMSMGMMMMPPSIVALPFKLLLFVMVDGWHLTVSSLLASFG, translated from the coding sequence ATGACCGCCTGCGGCACCAATGCAGTGGTGGTGCCGGACCCCGCCCAGATACCGGGGCTCACAGCTACCGGCGACCCCCAGGAAGTGGCGATCGGGGTGCAGATTCTGCTCCTGCTCACTGTGCTGAGCCTGGCGCCAGCGCTGCTGGTGCTGATGACCAGCTTCACCCGGATTGTGATTGTGCTTTCCTTCGTGAGGAGCGCCATCGGCACCCAGCAGGTACCGCCCAATCAAGTGTTGATCGGCCTGGCGCTCTTCCTCACGCTCTTCACCATGTCTCCCACCCTGGAGGCGCTGAACCGGGATGCCTTTGAGCCCTTCGTGCGAGGAGAAAAGAGCCAGCAAGTGGCACTGAGAGAAGCGGAAGCCCACCTGCGTCGCTTCATGCTTAGGCAGACTCGGGAGAAAGACATCGCTCTCTTCGTCAACCTTGCCCAAGCGGAGCGCCCTCGGACCCCGGACGACCTATCCCTGACAGTGCTGGTGCCTGCCTTCGCCTTGAGTGAGCTGAAGACGGCGTTCCAGATGGGTATTCTCATCTTCATGCCCTTTCTGGTGATAGACATGGTGGTCTCGAGCACGCTGATGTCCATGGGCATGATGATGATGCCTCCCTCCATCGTGGCCCTCCCGTTCAAGCTGCTCTTGTTCGTAATGGTGGACGGATGGCACCTCACCGTCAGCTCCCTGCTGGCCAGCTTCGGCTGA
- a CDS encoding flagellar biosynthetic protein FliO: MLDLSWKLGLVLILAYGALWLTRHGLSVRRGPAWRGLQVIETLSLGGQHRLHLVRVGRRVLLIGATAQQLSTLAQIEPSELAPIGEAENRLDQLQALQSTPGIASLWVAGRRAVRNLSGSQAASPVGE, translated from the coding sequence TTGCTGGACCTGTCGTGGAAGCTGGGCCTGGTGCTGATCCTGGCGTACGGGGCCCTGTGGCTGACTCGCCACGGGTTGAGCGTCAGGCGAGGGCCAGCCTGGCGAGGCTTGCAGGTGATAGAGACGTTGTCCCTAGGCGGGCAGCACCGTCTGCACCTGGTGCGAGTAGGTCGGCGCGTGCTACTGATAGGGGCAACGGCACAGCAACTGAGCACCCTGGCGCAGATCGAGCCAAGTGAGCTGGCGCCCATTGGGGAGGCAGAGAATCGGCTAGATCAACTCCAGGCTCTGCAGTCAACGCCAGGCATCGCGTCTCTCTGGGTCGCGGGTCGGCGGGCGGTTCGGAACCTGTCTGGTTCTCAGGCGGCGTCTCCGGTCGGCGAGTGA
- the fliN gene encoding flagellar motor switch protein FliN has product MVVDDEGIHGHELDLGSPEAVGEEVDWSPAKGASDRPPGRSAAAGESSSQGEPDAGYAARELTGTRRQRPAGTLPSADARTLVQRARFVPLAEEPEESAGPSNIDLLLDVNLRISVELGRATLTVRETLNLAPGNVVELDKLAGDPVDILVNGRLIARGEVVVVDDQFGVRITDIASARQRMEAMR; this is encoded by the coding sequence ATGGTTGTAGACGACGAGGGCATCCATGGGCACGAGTTGGACCTAGGATCGCCGGAGGCGGTCGGCGAGGAAGTCGACTGGAGCCCCGCCAAAGGAGCCTCCGATCGCCCACCCGGCCGGTCCGCCGCCGCAGGGGAGTCGAGCTCCCAGGGCGAGCCGGATGCCGGCTACGCTGCTAGGGAACTGACAGGAACGCGGCGGCAGCGACCGGCAGGGACCCTGCCTTCGGCCGACGCCCGTACGCTGGTGCAGCGAGCCCGGTTCGTGCCCCTGGCGGAGGAGCCCGAGGAGTCGGCAGGCCCATCGAACATAGACCTGCTTCTCGATGTGAACCTTCGCATCTCGGTGGAGCTGGGGCGAGCGACTCTTACCGTACGTGAGACCCTGAACCTGGCGCCCGGAAACGTGGTGGAGCTGGACAAGCTGGCCGGAGACCCGGTGGACATTCTGGTGAATGGGCGCCTCATCGCCAGAGGTGAGGTGGTAGTGGTAGACGATCAGTTCGGGGTCCGCATTACCGACATCGCGTCGGCGCGGCAGCGAATGGAGGCGATGCGCTAA
- the fliM gene encoding flagellar motor switch protein FliM: MDTDRSLSQAEIDALLSAIPQKGQGRQHFEPSEAGRRTSPYDFRAPDRFSKEHIRTLQMIHTALGRHLGGSLSAALRSSVHVAFLRIEQSTFGDFADTVPEMMVTAVLTMEPLPGRCLLQLDLRVLLAAVDRLLGGKGRPAKVADDRELTDIEVKLTHSLLEHFVSAAREAWSTVVDLMPAIADVSARKQLLQIALPTEAAVMVMFEVRINDLSGTMSLCLPYEMLKPVAPKLTPQAWITAGNRNGDGQVRELLEYQLERVPVELSALLGFADLPLRDLAQLEVGDIVILDSVVSDEVSVLVEGEPKFRAWPGLVANKRAVKIARLLEEDGWL; encoded by the coding sequence ATGGACACCGATCGCAGCCTCAGTCAGGCGGAGATTGACGCTCTGCTTTCGGCCATTCCTCAGAAAGGCCAGGGGAGGCAGCACTTCGAGCCGTCCGAGGCAGGCAGGCGTACCAGCCCGTACGACTTTCGGGCTCCTGATCGGTTCTCCAAGGAACACATCCGCACACTGCAGATGATCCACACTGCCTTGGGGCGGCACCTAGGCGGCTCTCTCTCAGCGGCGCTGCGCTCGTCGGTCCACGTGGCGTTCCTCCGCATCGAGCAAAGCACTTTCGGCGACTTCGCCGACACCGTGCCCGAGATGATGGTCACGGCGGTGCTGACCATGGAGCCCCTGCCCGGCCGCTGCCTGCTTCAGTTGGACCTGCGGGTGCTGCTCGCAGCCGTGGATCGGCTTCTGGGTGGCAAAGGTCGGCCGGCCAAGGTGGCGGACGACCGCGAACTGACTGACATCGAGGTCAAGCTCACTCATAGCCTCCTGGAGCATTTCGTCAGCGCGGCGCGCGAGGCTTGGAGCACAGTGGTTGACCTGATGCCGGCCATTGCCGATGTATCGGCGCGCAAGCAGCTGCTTCAGATCGCCCTACCCACCGAGGCGGCAGTGATGGTGATGTTCGAGGTCCGCATCAACGACCTCTCCGGTACCATGAGCCTATGCCTGCCCTACGAGATGCTCAAGCCAGTGGCGCCGAAGCTGACCCCTCAGGCGTGGATCACGGCCGGGAACCGCAACGGCGATGGGCAGGTGCGCGAGTTGCTGGAGTACCAGCTCGAGCGGGTGCCGGTGGAGCTGAGTGCGCTACTGGGGTTCGCCGACCTGCCGCTGCGTGACCTGGCGCAGCTCGAGGTCGGCGACATCGTGATATTGGATTCTGTGGTCAGTGACGAGGTGTCGGTGTTGGTGGAAGGAGAGCCCAAGTTCCGAGCTTGGCCGGGCCTCGTCGCCAACAAGCGAGCGGTGAAGATCGCGCGGCTGCTGGAGGAGGACGGATGGTTGTAG